The following nucleotide sequence is from Leptolyngbya sp. SIO1E4.
TAACCCCCTCTAACTCCTTAGGGATGAGTCTCTAGCAAAAGGAAATTGTATTGACACTGCTTAGAGAGATAGATAACGGCTTCGGTAGGGCGGTAAGACGGCAATTCCGGTGACGCGTTGTGAGGTTGACTGGGGGTATTTCGCTACCCCCAGACCCCGTCAACCAGGACGTTCCGCCGTCCTGGACCTCGCGGAAAGGAGGGGGCAGCGAGGTGGATGGAACGGTTGGTTCCAGCTGACGATTGGTTGAGTCATGGGAAGTTCGGCAAAGGTTAGTCGCCTCAGCAGATATTGAGAGTATTTTTCGCTGTTGAATGAATCAGCCCTACCTCTAACTCCCCCTTAGTAAAGGGGAGAACGGGATTTCCTTCCTTGAGAAGGTGGGATTAAGGGAGGTGATGCAGCATTGAGGTTTATCCAGATGAAACCCGCTTGCTTCAACACCTATCTAAGGTGAAGCATTCATTTCGAGAAACCTACTTGGAATCGGTTTTCAGGCATATTGCTAGTGCCCGCATACCTACGGTCTTGCAAACATTTCAAAAGTTTAAGCAATCACAATTTGGACAGTTTTATTAAGGAGACCAAGTAATGGCAAAAGTAGTTGGAATTGACTTAGGAACCACAAATTCTTGTATTGCCGTGATGGAGGGGGGGCAATCGGTTGTGATTGCCAATGCTGAGGGCACTCGCACCACCCCTTCGGTTGTTGCCTATGCCAAGAATGGCGATCGCCTGGTGGGGCAAATTGCTAAGCGTCAAGCGGTAATGAACCCCGAAAATACCTTCTACTCGGTCAAGCGCTTCATTGGTCGCAAATACGGTGAAGTGAGCAACGAGATGACAGAGGTTTCTTACAAAGTCCTGCGTGACGGCAGCGCCAACGTCAAGCTCAATTGTTCAGCGGCAGGCAAGCAGTTTGCGCCGGAAGAAATTTCAGCCCAAGTGCTGCGAAAGTTGGTGGACGATGCCAGCAAATATCTGGGTGAACCGATTAAGCAGGCCGTGATTACAGTACCGGCTTACTTCAACGACTCGCAGCGGCAGGCAACCAAAGACGCAGGCAAGGTTGCGGGGCTGGAAGTTCTGCGGATCATCAACGAACCGACGGCAGCCTCCCTCGCCTATGGCTTAGACAAAAAGACGAACGAAACCATTCTGGTCTTTGACTTGGGCGGCGGTACGTTTGATGTGTCTGTGCTAGAAGTGGGCGACGGCGTCGTTGAGGTGCTGTCCACCAGTGGCGACACCCACCTGGGGGGCGACGACTTTGACAAAAAAATTGTGGACTGGTTGGCCGATGAGTTTAAGCGCAACGAAGGCATCGACTTGCGTCAGGATAAGCAAGCCCTGCAGCGGCTGACAGAGGCGGCAGAGAAAGCCAAGATTGAGCTATCCGGTGCAACGCAGACAGACATTAACCTGCCCTTCATTACCGCAACCCAGGAGGGGCCAAAGCATCTGGATACGACGTTGACCCGAGCCCAGTTTGAGCAGATGTGCTCCGACTTGCTGGATCGCTGTCAAACGCCCGTTGAGCAAGCACTCAAAGATGCCAAGCTGAGCGCTGGCAACATTGATGAAGTGGTGCTGGTCGGGGGATCCACTCGCATCCCAGCCGTGCAAGAACTGGTACGTCGCACCATCGGTAAAGACCCCTGTCAGGGGGTTAACCCAGATGAGGTGGTGGCGGTGGGTGCCGCGATTCAAGGGGGGGTGCTCGCAGGGGATGTCAAAGACATTTTGCTGCTAGATGTGACGCCCCTGTCCTTAGGGGTTGAAACCTTAGGCGGCGTTGCCACCAAGCTGATCCCACGAAATACCACGATTCCTGCCAAGAAGTCCGAAATCTTTTCCACGGCAGCCGATGGCCAGACCAGCGTAGACGTACATGTCTTACAGGGAGAACGGGAACTGGCCTCTGGCAACAAGAGCCTGGGCAACTTCCGATTGGATGGCATTCCCTCTGCCCCACGGGGCCTGCCTCAAATTGAGGTGACCTTTGATATCGACGCCAACGGCATCCTGTCCGTTTCAGCGAAGGACAAAGCCTCTGGTAAAGAACAGTCCATTACCATCAGCGGCGCGTCCACCCTGGATGATAAAGAAGTCGACCGCATGGTAAAAGATGCCGAGGCCAATGCTGAGGCCGATCGCCAGCGCCGGGAACGCATCGACGCCAAGAATACGGCTGATTCTGTGGCCTATCAAGCTGAGAAGCAGCTTGCCGACCTGAACGGTCAAGTCCCAGAGGCTGACAAGCAGCGGATGAAGGAATTGGTGGCGAGTCTGCGAGAGGCGGCTGAAAAAGAAGACGTCGATCGCATGAAGACCCTCACCAACGATGTGCAGCAGGCGCTGATGCAGATTGGCAGTGCTATCTACGGTCAGGCCCAGGGCAATGCTGCGGCTGGCGCACCGTCTGGTGGTGCATCCAGTGGTGGTAATGATGACGTCATCGATGCTGAATTTGTGGATAGCAAATAGAGGCCATCACTGTCCCATTGATTAGGGTTTAATCCAGTCATCCCAAAGGATAATGACGAATGGGGAGATAGGGTGCAAGGCAGAAGGGAGCAGCAGACGGCAGAAAGAACCCCGCTGTATGAGGGATGTTCAGATGTCGGCATGACTCACCCTTACTGGCAATAGCAATCTCTTTCACCCCAAAGACTGTTTCAGAACTCGCGGTGCCATTTGAGGTACAGCCTGCCATCACCCTGTTTCCCCAGTGTCGATGGCAAGATTCCTCAAATGGCGCTCAGCGTAGAGAAGCGATCCCCTAATCAGTCATGGCGATGACGACACCCCGGAACCTAGGGACAGTTTCCTTAACGACGTTATTAGTCTCTGCCCACTACGGGTTGGGCTTTATTTTAGGGACGGCGGAAAAGTCTTTCACCGATGGGCCAATCGGCAGTCTCTATGCTGTGGCAGTCGGCGTGGGTATGATCACCCTGGCGCTAGTGGCTCAGTTCTACTGGACTCGGATTGACCCCCTTTGGACGCTACTGGGCGATCGCTACGGCTACCCGGTCAAAATCGGCATCGGCCTGATGTCTTGGGCCTCATTCATTGGCATTGAAGCGGTTCAGATCATCTCGGCAGCCGCCATTTTGGAGATTGTCGGTTTCCCAACACCGCTGACGATGGTGAGCCTCGCAGGGGTGTTTTGCCTGTTTTCTTTGCTGCCGCTTGAAAGGGCGAGCGGGCTTTTTCGGGGGCTCTTGTTGTTCAACATTTTGGTGTTAAGCAGTGCACTCTGGCGGTTAGACCAGGGTGAAGCCTATGGGCGAGCTGTTCTCGACTTTTGGCCTACGGTCAGTCAGGGGGTTTCTCCTGAAATAGCCGGAGTTGCCCTCTCAACGGTTTTGCTGGTGCTCATTGACATGAAATGCCAGCAGTTTGTGGTGCGATCGCAGTCTCCCCCCATTGCGTGGTGGAGCTGTATCTTCTCCGGCTGGATTTTTATCGCCCTCGCATTTTTGCCCACGGCGATTGTTAGCGCTGCCCAGCAGGGGCAGATATTGCCTGCTGAAGTCACCGGCAAAACGGCTATTCCCTACATTCTTAGCTGGCTGGGAGGGGGGATTCAAACCCCTTGGGGGCTGCTGTTTGTGGCGTCGCTGGCGTTACCCGCCCTGGGTATTGGCAGCAATATTCTTCGGATTCAAACGAAGGCTAATCTGGATATTGTTAACCTGAATAGCACACCGGGGTATCGAGCGGGCTTTGCGTTTCTGAATGCCACGTTAGCCCTGGCGATCGCCCTTCGAGGCGGAGAAATTGTTGGCCTGATTGTGTCTTTTTATGCGGCTTATCTATCGGCTGTATGGATTCCCTTTGCGGCTTACCTGTTCGAGCAGGCTCAGCTGTTTGTTTTCTCAGTTACCAGCGTCCAAGTGTCTCTATTGATTGGTGGGCTAGCCGCGTTAATCACGTTAGGGATGAGTTTATTTCAGCCTGAATTCATTTGGTTTAACAGCCCTGAACTCACCATTTTAGGGGTGGGGATAGGGCTAAGCAGTTTGGCGTTATTCACAACCCAAGCAGGCGAGACTCTACTGCTTCTGCTCAAGAGAACTCAAGAAGACATTGAAGCTTAATGGTGTAGCAAAAGGCAGAGGGATGAAGGAAACGCTTGAGAGGAAATAACCCAACACCCGCAACGGTGTCGTTGGGTTACGCTGGCGCTAACCCAACTTGTTGGCTACCCTGCCAGGCGCTGCCAGATACGCGCTATCTCAGCCAGCATAGATTGCATTGTTTGCGTGAACGCCCGATGCTCACGAGTATTTCTCAAACCATCTTGACGGGCCTGGGTAATGTGTTGATCCATCCGCGATCGGTCAGCTCTGGCTTCCTCTAGGAGAACCTGAAACCGTTGATCAGTATCGTTTTGCTGTTCTGCCAGGTCATTAATCATAGACACGACATCAGCAGTGGATGCCTGCAGCTCTGCCCTGGTTTGACTAAAACCCTCGCGAATGTCATTCCCTAGCGTCGATATCGACTCGGTAGCGGCTTCTATCGCCCTAGCATTGTTGTCAACTTGAACCTGCGTGCGTTGCTGCTGCTCGGCCATAACAGCAAGGATGGCTTCTACGCGATCAAGGCGGTCTTCGCTATTGGGGCAGGGTTTGAATGGCTCATTGAGGCTCTAGTGAAGTGAAACGTGTAACTTTTACGTTCCAGTCACCATGCTAGGCCATGTTGCTGCCTAGAGAAGAATGAAAAAAGAAGATTGAACCATACGGCATCTTTTCCAGTTTCAATCCCCTGGCGGGGAAGTGGTGGTTTGCGACTTTACAGCCAAGCCACTCCAAAGCATCTATGAGCTGTTTCAATCCCCTGGCGGGGAAGTGGTGGTTTGCGACGTATCAACCGCCACCCTTGAGGAAGCCATGCTTCTTGTTTCAATCCCCTGGCGGGGAAGTGGTGGTTTGCGACGGGCATGGAATTAGTATCTGAAAACGCCCAACTGCTAATGTTTCAATCCCCTGACGGGGAAGTGGTGGTTTGCGACATATAAAACCCGATCCAAAAGTAAAGAGCCTTTAAGTTTCAATCCCCTGACGGGGAAGTGGTGGTTTGCGACCGTTCATGGAGGAATGGAGCGGCAGTCGCTTGTTGTTTCAATCCCCTGACGGGGAAGTGGTGGTTTGCGACGGACTAAAGCGATCTATTGGCTCCTACGAATCGGAGTTTCAATCCCCTGACGGGGAAGTGGTGGTTTGCGACCCACCCCAGCGGCTCTATCGTCCCCTCTGAAGGTGTTTCAATCCCCTGACGGGGAAGTGGTGGTTTGCGACAATACTCGCTAGGAAGCAGCATTACCCCTTGCTGGTTTCAATCCCCTGACGGGGAAGTGGTGGTTTGCGACCCTATCTAGAGCCTTACAGAGGCACAGCTTTGCTGTTTCAATCCCCTGACGGGGAAGTGGTGGTTTGCGACGAAGCCTAAGCACGTAATGGTAGACGATGGCGATGTTTCAATCCCCTGACGGGGAAGTGGTGGTTTGCGACCTCACAAAGTCTAGTAATTGTCCCGGCCCTCACCGTTTCAATCCCCTGACGGGGAAGTGGTGGTTTGCGACATGGTTCCGTCAAAGTGCCTGGAGACGCGATTAGGCGATCGGTTTCAATCCCCTGACGGGGAAGTGGTGGTTTGCGACGACGGAGTCGTGAGCACTCCTTCAAGGTGTTCATGGTAGTTTCAATCCCCTGACGGGGAAGTGGTGGTTTGCGACATGCCCGTGTGTGCATAGGCCAATCGTTTCTAATCGTTTCAATCCCCTGACGGGGAAGTGGTGGTTTGCGACGGCGGTCGCTTCAAGCGCTGAGTTAGAGACCCTTTCAGACCCCGACTGCGCGGATCCCAAAATTTATAGCCCATAACTCACCCTTCAGATCAAAAAACCCTCAAAGCAAACCTGCAAAAGCCGCTCCTAGTCAGAAGTACAGCCCTTGCGCGGATCCCCCTGGCTGAGCCAAACGCTCAAACCCAGACGTGTCAGGCAACCTAGCCCCTCAACTGACTCAAGTTAGCTAAACACCTCCCCACCCGCGCATCACCCCTTACAGAGGCATGGGCATCAAACAGTTTAGCCCGAAGGCTCTTGTGGGCATTGAAACAAGAGCCCACAAGACCAATGCTTATGCAATTTTCAAGGTGCGGCCAAACCCCAAAAAGTTCAGCATGATTTCTGCCAGTCTAGCGACAAATCCACAAGACCAGGCGAAAATTTACAATGCTGCACGCAAATCCCCCCAACAAGAAGTCCTAAAGCGTCACAGGTGACTCCACATACACCGTAGGATCCTGCGTCATAAACTGAATGCCGTACCCATCCAGACGCCGAGCGATCGTTTCATTCGCTAGCTGCAGCAAACGCTTACGCAGCTCAATAGAGTTATCGTTAGAGCCCAGAATAAAGAACGTAATGCGGGCGCGGCGCATCTGTTGACTGCGGCGTCCGTTTTCACCAGACGGGGTAAAGACAATACTGGTGCTACCCGGGTCAACCCCAAACACAGAATCCGTACTCTGGCTGATGACCTGTTTCACCAGGGCAGCATCTTCATCAGAGAGCGGTCGAGCAAAGTCAAAATACAGCATCACCATCACCTTCTTAGCGCGGGTGACGTTTTCAATTTCCATACTGATGAGCTGCGAGTTGGGGATAATCACCAACGTACTTTTGCCCGCCGTCCGCACTTTAGTCGAGCGCAGCCCAATCGATTCAACCCGACCCAGTTGCCCATCCGCCAAGCGAATATATTCCCCCGGAACAAAGGGGCGATCTAGATAAAGCACAATGGTGCTGAGGAGCTGTTCTAAGATTTTTTGAGAAGCAAAGGCAACGGCAATGCCCCCAATCCCTAAGCTGGCAAACAACCCGACCAGGTTAAAGTTTTGAGTTTGGGCAAAAACCAGAACTGCAATCAGCCCAATGACGACATTGACGACGGTTTCAAATACCAGCAGTAGCTCATCAGCCTCCAACCCCAGCTGCCTTAACACCTCGACACCGTAGATGCGAAATATCTGACGGCAAAGCCGTGAGATGAACCAGGCAACGCTCCCAATCACCCACAAATCGATAAAAGGTCGCAGAAAACCATAGAGGCTGGCAAAGTCTTCCTGAAGCCAAATTGTGGCCAGAGAAACCCAGATGGCCGTTCCCGCCCAGCGTATTGACCCCTGTATAGGCTCCATCAACTGCCGGTAGTGCCCCATGACTGCAGCGGGGAGAAAATGCCCCAAAATGAAGCGGGCGATCGCCGGTGTCCAGCGCCCGATCAGCAACGCCAGCAATAAGGTGACGCCAAACATAACGATATGAGGGGTTTCTGCCAGCGATCGCCCCACCCCCAGCTCGTTCAGACGATTGTGCAGAAAATCCATGGCGTTGCAGTGTGTCCCTGTTAGATGCGATATGCCTAAACGGTGATAGGGGCGTCTACATAGATGGTGGGTTCTTCAATGTCGAAAGCGATGCCATAGGCTTTAAGCCGCTGGGTCATTTTTTGGTTGGCGACATCCAACACCTGTCGTCGAATTTCGAGAGAGCCACCACTGCCGCCCAAAATAAATAGCGTAGTCTGCACCTGGGTTAAGTTTCCGCCTTCGAGCTTGCGGAAGGTAATGTCAGTACTGCGGGCATCAATGCCGAAGATATCTCGAGTACTCTCCTGAATGACTTGGCGAATCAGGGCCTGCTCCTCTTCCGGTACGGTGCGATAAAGGTTCAAATGAACGATCGCCATCACCTTTTTGGCGTCGGTGAAGTTTTCTACCGTGGCTTGAATGATGGCGCTGTTGGGCACGATCGCCAGCGTCCCTTTGCCCGACGTGCGAATTTTGGTCGAGCGTAACCCAATCGATTCCACCCGCCCAAAAGTGCCGTCTGGTAACCCTACATAGTCGTCTACGGTAAACGGGCGATCCACATAAATGACAACCCCCCCCACAAGCTGCTCCAATACTTTTTGAGCCGCAAAGGCTACAGCAAGGCCGCCGACGCCCAAACTCGCGACCAGGCCAACGATGTTGAGGCGATGGGTTTGCCCAAAAACAATGGCCAAAATCACGACAATGCCAAAGTTGGCAAAGAAACGCACCAGTATCAAAACTTCGCTATTGGTTTTGCGCCCTCCCTTCAGGGCTGCATCTAACAAAAAGCTGTCGAAATAGGCTTTGAAACTGCGAGACAAAAACCAGCCCAAAGCCAGGGTCGAGGCCAGCGTAATCGCAAATTCAAAATAGTGATACCAGGACAGTCGCCACAATAGCCGCAGCAGCACAAACCCCACCAGATCCAGCACTGCTAGCGCACCCACGGTGGCTAGCAGCGATCGCTGGGGCTGAATCACTTTGTTATAAAAAGCGGTGGCATCCTCCCTGAGAATACGATTCAGTAAAAATCGAGTCACCCAGGGCACCACCTGCCCTAGAAGAACCGCAATACCGCCTGCAATACCCGCCAAACTCAACCAGAACAGCGCTGGGTGTTCCCATGAGAGGGCGATGTAAGAATCCCACATCTCTATCAATTGACTCATGGCCTCCTTCGTAGGGGCACCCATATGGTATTGCCTGGGTGACATAATTTCCTCTATCGAAGGACTTAATTTTGAGGATCCCGGATCTCTATCGCTGGTGAGATCTTTTTAATCAGCAGCATTCGTTACGCTAAGGCAAAGATGATAGCGTTGTCTGGCTGAACCTAGAACATTCAGGCCAAGACAAGGGCTAGGCGTAAGGCTGATTCATCCAACAGAGAAAACGCTTACAGCAAAAGGCAGAAAGCAGAAGGCAGACATCAAACCCTTGCTGCTTAAGGACTCCAGGAAATTCGATTGTCCTAAACAGCCTTTCAAGTACCATCAATGCCGACTGAAACGGCTCACCGCTGCCAACCGTTCAATGACTTAACCAACCGTCAGCTGCAACCAACTGCTCAATCCCCCTTATTGCCCCCTCCTTGCCGCGAGGTTCAGGACGGCGGAACGTTCTGCATCCTGCCCGCCATATAGCGGTATGCAGGCTAATCAAGCACACCCTAGACCCCAAACCCTAGACCCTGTCTTGACCCAGATGTACTGGACTCAACTGAACAAGGCTATAGATGTGACAGATTAAGACAAAGGTTAAATCATGCTGACCTGCCCCGGTACTTATACAGCCCCTGCAAACCGCCCCATAGTTGCAGCCATACAGGCGACAGCCCACTGTCAGGGCATGATGTCAGCCAGACAAAGGCGCGTTGCAGAACGACTCTGACCCGACAAATTTACCTTTTAGGACGGTTTATCATCAGCTCAGGCTAGCAGTAGAGCACAGCTCGTAATGAATTCAGATACTTTGACTGAGTCGCAGCAGATAGAAACAGCTAAGACAACACCTTCCAAACCAAAATTTGCGATTTTCCAGCTGTGGAATATGAATGTGGGCTTTCTCGGCATTCAGTTTGGGTGGGGCTTGCAGATGGCCAACATGAGCTCCATCTTTGAACATCTAGGGGCCAGCGCCCATGAAATTCCTATTTTGTGGCTGGCAGCACCACTGACAGGGCTGATCGTGCAGCCCATTGTGGGTAATCTGAGCGACTACACCTGGGGGCCATTAGGGCGCAGACGGCCCTATTTACTGGCAGGGGCGATTCTGGCCTCGGTAGCGTTGATACTCATGCCCCATTGCTCAGCCCTGTGGATGGCGGCTGGGCTGCTGTGGGTGCTAGACACCAGCGCTAACGTCAGCATGGTGCCGTTTCGGGCCTTTGTGGGTGACCTGCTGCCCCAAGAGCAGCGCACTCAGGGGTTTGCCATGCAAAGTGTGATGGTGGGGATGGGGGCGATCGCGGCCTCTAGCATGCCCTGGCTGCTCAATCATCTGTTTGCAGTCGACCCCACAACCGGCCTGGCCCGCCGCATTCCCCTCACGGTAGAGCTTTCTTTTTACCTGGGCGCAGCCCTGTTTCTCAGCACCATCCTCTGGACCATCCTCACCACGCCTGAGCGCCCCCCTAAAAACCTGGATCAGTTTGAGCAGCTGAAAGAAGAACGCGGCGGCGTCCTCAACAGCCTGCAAGAAATCTGGCAGGCGCTGCACCACATTCCCCCCACCATGCAGCAGCTGGCCTGGGTGCAGATTTTTACCTGGCTGGGCATTTTCTGCTTTTTTATCTACTTTCCACCAGCGGTGGCGCGCAATATTTTCGGAGCGGTGGACCTCGATTCGGTGCGCTACAACGAGGGCATTGAATGGGCGGGGCTCTGTTTTGCCGCATTCAACGCGGTCTGCATCGGGGTTTCATTTTTATTGCCGGTGTTGACCCGTCGCATCAGCCGCAAAGCGGTTCACAGCTTTTGTTTAACCTGTGGTGGGGTAAGTTTGATTTTGCTGTTGCAGATTCACCACCCCCTGTTATTGCTGGTGTCGATGGTGGGGTTTGGCATGACCTGGGCCAGCGCACAGTCAATTCCTTACGCCATTTTGACCCACGCCATTCCGACCCAGCGGCGGGGTATTTACCAGGGCATTTTTAATTTCTTTATCGTGTTACCTGAGATTGGCATTTCCTTAGCCTTTGGGTGGGTGATGCAGCACTGGCTGCATGACAACCGGCTGATGGCGGTCGTGGTGGGCGGGGTCTTTTTGCTGATAGCGGCCGCGCTGACGCCATTTGTGCAAGCACCAACTGATCTCCAGGTTGATACTTCTGCCACTGAACCTGGCAAACTATCTACAAAGGAGGAGTCGGGCGATCGCTCTGTTCCTTCATCCTTATAAAAAGCCCCTTTTTTACAGACCCCTTACAAACTGACTTTACACACCGATTTATACGTGCAACTTGTTAGACCCCAGTGGATACCCAGTCTGTCAGACCGGCTAACCCAGCTATTGCTGCTAGCCGCAACCATGCTGATCTACAGCGTGTTAGGGATGGCGATCGGCAATTCCCTGTTTGTCAGCTATGTCGGGGCTCAGCATCTCCCCTTAGCGTTCATGCTGATTGGGCTGTGTTCGATGCCTGCCTACGGGCTATTTTCTCAGGTCGTCGATCGCTATAGCCGCCTGCAGCTCTTTCGCTATGTACTACTGGGGTCAATTGTGGTGGCCTTGGGGTTGCGTCTGTTGCTGATGCAAGAATCTCCCTATGCCTATTACATTCTGCTGATTACCGTCTTCTTTCAGTGGGACTTTCACAACAATGTGCTGTATCCCAGCCTGCTCACTGACTATTTCACCACCCTGGAATATAAGCGATATGCCCCCTATATTGGCATGGCCCAAGCGGTGGGCATGCTGGCGGGCGGCGGCTTGACCACGCTGCTATCGCACTATTTCAGAACGCGAGATTTGCTGCTGTGTTTACCCGTTGTGTTTGGGCTCGGGATTGTGCAGCTGCTGTATTTAGAAAGTTCGCAACGTCAGTTAACCCCAACCAAAGCAGAGCCCTCGGTCAGCGTTCTAGAGTCTCTGCAGACGTTTCCTGATTTGGTCAAGCGCTACCCGCTCGTGCTGTTTCTGGCCAGCAGCAGCTTCCTGCTAGTGATTATTTACATCAGCTCTGAGTTTTTGTGGTTCAACATCTACGGTGATCATTTCAGCGATCAGGCGCTGACGGGCTTTTTAGGGCTCATGCGCATTGTAATTAGCGTGGTTCAAATTGCCGTGATCTATGGGGTGACGCGACCGCTCTTGAAAGTTGTCGGGGTGGCTCAGATGAATCCGGTCTATCCCCTGACGACGCTGGCCAGCTTTGCCGGCTTGATGTCTCATTTCGGGTTGCCTGCGGCGATTGGCCTGCACATTAACGGCGACGCTTTTTATAAAGCCATTAACCTGCCAGTTCATCAGCTTAACTACAATGCCATTCCCCGTGAGTTTATTGGCCGCATTCGAGCCCTGAGTGACGGGTTTATTTACGCCATCGGCCTGACCCTGGCGGGGGGCCTGCTCTGGATCTGCGAGACCCATCTCAGCCTGCTCCAGATTACCTGGCTGGTGGCAGGGCTCACCGGGCTGCTGCTGGTGGTGCGGCTGCCCATGGGGCGATTCTACGCCAGCGGCTTGGAAGAGATGATTCGCTCTAACAGCATCAATCTCGATGAATTTGACACCTATCCCATTCCGTTATCGCCTCAGTCTAAGGAGGCGGTGCGAGAGCTTTTGACCGACCCAGACCGCTACACCCAGTTCAAGGGGCTAGAGTTAGCCGCCAGAATGGATCAGCCTGGGGAGTTTTTAAAGGAAGTAGAGGCCCTCATTCCAGGGGCAGATGTGCAGGTGTATGGGGGGGCGATCGCGCTGTTTGCCCACTGCCCTGATCTGCTCGATCACTTTCAACAGCGGCTGCAAGTGCCCGCCCTGCAAGCCTTTGCCCTAGAAGTGCTGCTCATTAACCAGTACCGCCCCCGCCCAGATCAGATCCCCCCTTGGCTGCAGAGTCCCCAAACTGCCCTGCGAGTTCTGGGGGCGATCGCCCAAATCCTCACGGATCCGGCCTCTGTCCCCACCTGGCCTGCAGAACTCGATAGCGCCACCGCACGCATCATCATTCGCGTGGTGGCCTACAGCAATACCCCGGCGCTAACCCCCTTGATTCCCCAGGTTGTGCTGATTCAGCCCAATGCAGATGTGATTCGGGCGGGCTTAGAGGTGCTGCTGCCGCTTACCCAACGGGGCGATGAAACCGTTGCCAACATTGCGCGCACCCAGTTAGATCACCCTGACCCGATGGTGCGTATGGCCGCCTTCGATTTGCTGCGGGTGACCCGCTGCCCAGACCAGCTCACCGCGATCGGGGAGGGCTTGGGCGATAACGACCCACGGGTACGGCAGCGCGCGGCCAGCGCCTTAGCCGCCTATGACCGGGCGGGTCTAGCCCTGGCCAAAGCCAGTCTGTCCGCACCAGAAAGTGAGGTGGTCGACACGGCAATTACCGCCATTGGCTTAGTGCGCACCAAATATGCCAGCAACCTGCTGTTCGACTACCTGACCCCCAGCTACAAGCAGCTGATCCAAACCCGCAAGTGGCAGCAGCAAATTCCCAGCGATGATCCCAGGTGGCAGCCGCTGCGGGTAGCCATTACCGATTACCACGAGCGCCTGATTCAAAAGGTGCTGTATGTTCTCTCAGCGTTGGGGTATGCTCGCACCGTTAATACGGTCAACCGGCTGTTGGCGGCTAGCGACCAAAGCGAGTTGGAAAACGCCATTGAAGTGTTGGCCTCGCTGAGTCACCGTCGCTTTGTCATGCCGCTGATGCCGTTACTAGAAGCCCGCAGCACCCCCGAACAAACGATTAACCGCGTTCAAGCCACACCGCAATGGCTTAGAAGCAAAGGGTACCGACTTTTGCTTGAGGCTCTAGAATTAAAAGATCGTTGGATCAAGACCGGTGCCCTGATTGCGCTATCAACGGTGCCTTCGGCGCTGGTTAACGATCCTGACCCATTTGTGAAACAGGTCGCCAGCCAGATCTTTGGGGCCATTGACCAGTCAACTCTGCCTGCCAATACTGCCATGAACCGACTGTTACTGCTTAAAAACGTGGCGCTCTTTAAAAACCTCTCTTTAGACGAGCTGTTGCTCATCGACAAGAGCCTGGAGCAAACCCACGTACTGGCACATGAAACCATCTTTGCAGAAGGAGACTGGGGCTCACACCTGTATA
It contains:
- a CDS encoding cyclic nucleotide-binding domain-containing protein; protein product: MLIYSVLGMAIGNSLFVSYVGAQHLPLAFMLIGLCSMPAYGLFSQVVDRYSRLQLFRYVLLGSIVVALGLRLLLMQESPYAYYILLITVFFQWDFHNNVLYPSLLTDYFTTLEYKRYAPYIGMAQAVGMLAGGGLTTLLSHYFRTRDLLLCLPVVFGLGIVQLLYLESSQRQLTPTKAEPSVSVLESLQTFPDLVKRYPLVLFLASSSFLLVIIYISSEFLWFNIYGDHFSDQALTGFLGLMRIVISVVQIAVIYGVTRPLLKVVGVAQMNPVYPLTTLASFAGLMSHFGLPAAIGLHINGDAFYKAINLPVHQLNYNAIPREFIGRIRALSDGFIYAIGLTLAGGLLWICETHLSLLQITWLVAGLTGLLLVVRLPMGRFYASGLEEMIRSNSINLDEFDTYPIPLSPQSKEAVRELLTDPDRYTQFKGLELAARMDQPGEFLKEVEALIPGADVQVYGGAIALFAHCPDLLDHFQQRLQVPALQAFALEVLLINQYRPRPDQIPPWLQSPQTALRVLGAIAQILTDPASVPTWPAELDSATARIIIRVVAYSNTPALTPLIPQVVLIQPNADVIRAGLEVLLPLTQRGDETVANIARTQLDHPDPMVRMAAFDLLRVTRCPDQLTAIGEGLGDNDPRVRQRAASALAAYDRAGLALAKASLSAPESEVVDTAITAIGLVRTKYASNLLFDYLTPSYKQLIQTRKWQQQIPSDDPRWQPLRVAITDYHERLIQKVLYVLSALGYARTVNTVNRLLAASDQSELENAIEVLASLSHRRFVMPLMPLLEARSTPEQTINRVQATPQWLRSKGYRLLLEALELKDRWIKTGALIALSTVPSALVNDPDPFVKQVASQIFGAIDQSTLPANTAMNRLLLLKNVALFKNLSLDELLLIDKSLEQTHVLAHETIFAEGDWGSHLYIIADGTVQLVKKIDSAPRELKQLSRGQYFGEVALFDDAPRWDGAIAIEDCTLLKLEKNRFLSLITQRPHIILEICRFLSQRLRETDKHHSDKTLAASVESAESADSKAFSA